CCTGCAAATGGAATTGACCGAAATGTCGCGTAAAGTGCAGGCGGCTCAGGAGGGATTGCACGATTACATCGGCGCGATCACTTCGGCACAGGAAGAGGAACGTGCCAGACTGGCGCGGGAACTGCATGACGACACCATTCAGGCGGTCATTGCATTGAAACAACGGGTGCAACTGGCGCAGAGATCGGTCAAGGATCAAAATGGAAAACAATCCCTTAAGGAACTCGAAAATCTGGCGGAGCAGACCATCGAAAATCTGCGCCGCCTGACGCGGGCGCTGCGTCCCATTTATCTCGAAGATCTGGGACTGGTCACTGCGTTGGAAATGCTGGCGCGGGAGATCAGCCAGGTTAATTCTCTGATCGTTGATTTTCAAAAAACCGGTAACGAACGTCGTCTCTCGCGCGAGGTGGAATTGTCGCTATATCGCATTGCGCAGGAAGCGCTCAATAATGTGGCTAAACATTCCGGGGCGACTCGTGCCGACTTGTCCATCCGTTATTCTGATTCGGAAATAACACTGATGATCTCTGATAATGGCCACGGCTTTGTCGCTCCTGCCAGCCCGACGGAATTTGCTCCCAACGGGCATTTTGGACTGCTCGGTATTCATGAACGTGCGGACCTGATCGGGGCACGGCTGGGAATTGAGTCCACCCAAGGACAGGGAACCAGGATCGAAATTCGCTTGTAAAGCGATAAAGGTCATAAGCCATTTTGCCTACCGATTTCCCCGCCATCCTGCGCTCATGCAGGGGCGGGGATTTGCGTATCATGATGTTATATCCTTATTGAAAAGGAAGACTCATGACCTCTGATACTGCGATTCCCCCCTTTCCATCCCAAACAGAACGTTTGAAAATATTTTTACATGCGCTGCTCTTCGTCCTCGGCTTCTCATTGGTGTTTGTAATCGGCTGGGGCGGCTCGGTGACGGCGCTGGGTCAATTGTTCGGCGCATACAAACGGGTTATCGCGCAATTAGGCGGCGTGATCGTGATCATGTTCGGACTGGCGACTCTGGATGTAATTCGCCTTCCCTGGTTTTATTATGATACCCGGACGGAATACACAGGTCAGCGCGGAACCTATGGTGGCTCGGCGTTAATGGGCATTTTCTTTGCAGCAGGTTGGAGCCCATGCATTGGTGCCACACTGGGCGCAATCCTAACAATGGGGCTCAGCCAGCAAACGGTCGGACAGGCGATGTGGCTATCTTCAGGGTACTCGCTTGGTTTGGGGCTTCCCTTCCTGGCGATGGCGCTTGGTTTGGAGCGCGCTTCAGGCTGGATCAAACGCATGCGACCCTATCAAAAGTATTTCAAAATTGCCAGCGGTGTTTTCATCATTGCCATTGGTGTTCTGCTTCTTACGAACACAATGAGTCTGATAGCGATCTGGGCATTCAAGAATGGTCTATATATCGAAAAGTTTACCCTGTTCTCTGCCGCGCCGACATACTTCACCGCCATCCTTGCCGGTCTATTGTCATTTCTTTCACCTTGCGTCCTGCCGCTCGTGCCTGCCTATCTTGGTTATCTGAGCGGGCACACGATACAAAGATCATAATATTTTTAGAGAAGATACCCTTATGGATTCCCCCATTAATTCGGAAGATACCATCACCTTTAAACGAACCCATTTTTATTCGGTCCTGGTGATACTGGCTTTTGCCATCGGCATATTGACGGGTTATGTTGTCTGGGGGCTTGCCCCCCGTTCACAACAAGCGATTGTCAATAATCCATCTGTTGCCCAGGGACCCATTGTCGAAGCCCCGGCAGCGACACAGGCACCGCAATTCACCCGTTATGAAATCCCATTCGAAGGCTTTCCCAGCCAGGGACCGGTGGATGCACCCATCGTAATTGTCGAGTTCAGCGACTTTCAGTGCCCGTTCTGCAAACGCTTCCAGGATGAGACGGCTGCACAATTGCTGGCGGCGTATCCCGGTCAAATCCGTTTTGTCTATCGTCATCTTCCCCTGACATCCATTCATCCCGAAGCCCTTCCATCGGCGGAAGCCTCGATGTGCGCCAACGAACAGGGGGCCTTCTGGGATTACCATGACAGGATTTTTGAGAATCAGGACAAACTTGGGCGTGAGTTGTACCTGCAGATCGCCGCTGACCTCAATTTGGATGCAGTCACTTTCGAGGAGTGTCTCAATTCAGGTAAATATAAGGACGCCATCCAACAGGATATGGATTTTGCGCTCAACCTTGGCGTTCAATCCACCCCAACATTTTTCATCAACGGGCTGGCAATCGTTGGCGCGCAACCTCTTGAAGCGTTCAAACAGATCATCGATCTTGAGTTGGCTGGAAAAATTCCATGAAACAGATACTCCTCATATCCTTGTTTCTGCTTGTGACACTGACCGCCTGCCAGAGCAGCGTCGAAGAGATTACGGGCAAAGAGGTTACAACCGTTGACGGTTCCTATAAAAACATCACTCCTGTCGATTTGGACACGATGTTGAAGAACACGGATCTTATCCTTGTCAATGTGCATACTCCTTTCGCAGGGAACATTGCCGATACAGACCTGTCCATTCCCTACGACCAGATCAGTGCGCCGGAAAATCTGGCGCAGTTGCCAGCGGATAAAAATGCAAGGATCGTTCTGTATTGCCGCAGTGGTCGCATGAGCGCAATTGCGGCAGAGGAACTTGTTTCGCTCGGGTATACCAATATCTGGAATCTCGAAGACGGCATGGTGGCATGGGAACAGACAGGACGCGAAATCGAGAAATAGAATAGGCAGAATTGCCTATAAGAGCCTCAGTAATATGGCTCTCGTTGAGGCTGTCTATTAATTGCATAATACAAAGGAAAGGAGACCAGCTTATGACAACCACTGTACATGACCCCGTTTGCCACATGGATATCGACCCCGCTACTGCTGCCGGCACATCCGAATACAAGGGGCAAACGTATTATTTTTGCTCGCTTGGCTGCAAGAAGGCGTTTGATGCCGATCCCGAGAAGTATCTCAGCAAGACTCATGAACACGCGCATCATCATTAATTCCATCCTCTTCTCCTCAGGTAACCTGCCCACTGGGCAGGTTATTTTATTTTAGACAATTTGCCGAAACAAAATCTTCAATCACTCTTTGCCGTGCCTTTACACATTCTTTAATCATGCCGGGTATTCTTGGATCATCGAAAGGAGTACAGTATGTTTCTCATGTGGATCGTCCCTTTAGTACTTGTCGGTTTGATCGTCTACAGCGTTTCTGGCAATAATCTGGTCAATG
This portion of the Anaerolineales bacterium genome encodes:
- a CDS encoding DsbA family protein, with amino-acid sequence MDSPINSEDTITFKRTHFYSVLVILAFAIGILTGYVVWGLAPRSQQAIVNNPSVAQGPIVEAPAATQAPQFTRYEIPFEGFPSQGPVDAPIVIVEFSDFQCPFCKRFQDETAAQLLAAYPGQIRFVYRHLPLTSIHPEALPSAEASMCANEQGAFWDYHDRIFENQDKLGRELYLQIAADLNLDAVTFEECLNSGKYKDAIQQDMDFALNLGVQSTPTFFINGLAIVGAQPLEAFKQIIDLELAGKIP
- a CDS encoding rhodanese-like domain-containing protein, which codes for MKQILLISLFLLVTLTACQSSVEEITGKEVTTVDGSYKNITPVDLDTMLKNTDLILVNVHTPFAGNIADTDLSIPYDQISAPENLAQLPADKNARIVLYCRSGRMSAIAAEELVSLGYTNIWNLEDGMVAWEQTGREIEK
- a CDS encoding YHS domain-containing protein — translated: MTTTVHDPVCHMDIDPATAAGTSEYKGQTYYFCSLGCKKAFDADPEKYLSKTHEHAHHH